A single region of the Streptomyces sp. NBC_01262 genome encodes:
- a CDS encoding YchJ family protein, translating to MPRRSALPATSPCPCGLPAAYGDCCGRLHSGRAAAPTAEALMRSRFSAFAVRDEPYLLRTWHPDTRPGQVDFDPGTRWVALEIVETTEGSAFHSTGTVTFRAAYSQDGAKGELVERSRFVRHEGAWVYVDGVFPEGGG from the coding sequence ATGCCTCGACGTTCCGCCCTGCCGGCGACCTCGCCCTGCCCCTGCGGTCTGCCCGCCGCCTACGGTGACTGCTGCGGGCGCCTGCACAGCGGCAGGGCCGCGGCGCCGACGGCCGAGGCGCTGATGCGCTCGCGGTTCAGCGCTTTCGCCGTCCGGGACGAGCCGTATCTGCTGCGGACCTGGCATCCGGACACGCGCCCGGGGCAGGTGGACTTCGACCCGGGGACGCGGTGGGTGGCACTGGAGATCGTGGAGACGACCGAGGGCAGCGCGTTCCACTCGACGGGGACGGTGACGTTCCGGGCCGCGTACAGCCAGGACGGGGCGAAGGGCGAACTGGTGGAGCGGAGCCGCTTCGTGAGGCACGAGGGGGCGTGGGTCTACGTGGACGGGGTCTTCCCGGAGGGCGGGGGCTGA